Proteins encoded by one window of Halobaculum halobium:
- a CDS encoding DUF7533 family protein — MALGILEQVGLAATLIFALPVAVYGVQSILGGRTMVGAFALTVAVLMVVLPRRLTSPDDIPSKAAETAVGAVVESPDESDEGEER, encoded by the coding sequence GTGGCGCTCGGCATCCTCGAACAGGTCGGACTCGCGGCGACGCTGATATTCGCGCTCCCGGTCGCCGTCTACGGCGTCCAGTCGATACTCGGCGGACGGACGATGGTCGGTGCGTTCGCGCTGACCGTCGCCGTGTTGATGGTCGTGCTTCCCCGTCGGCTCACCAGCCCGGACGACATCCCGTCGAAGGCGGCCGAGACGGCCGTCGGGGCCGTCGTCGAGTCGCCCGACGAGTCCGACGAGGGCGAGGAACGGTAA
- a CDS encoding M24 family metallopeptidase, producing the protein MLGGVPDTLGTDYAPIAAEMADRDAVGFVAVGDRFDDDLRWLTRFSGPDREYAFVATVDGDDADSGGGALDPNDGESGVHTSLCAPALFGEQARREFPGDAVQTERQGDPAGVRAAAALAAAGADAGTVLVPQGIPHDAAVYLEEAGYEIASTDVLTRARATKTDAEIDRLRRVQRAAVRGIARAEEVLAEATPDPDAEGGDGAVRWNGGVLSTERLRRQVNEVLAAHGVRDAGNTVIGAGATAADLHYTGTDVIRPGETVLIDVSPRGPAGYYGDVTRTFAVDPDGGWERRAYLAVERAREAALDEVAAGVPASTVHGEAAAELSAHGFRIDSDEVGFTHSTGHGVGVSLHEGPSLGGDGELEAGNVVTIEPGVYDPAEGGVRLEDLVAVTDDGYELLGEYPFSLVPGNRDGEPPRDRNGE; encoded by the coding sequence ATGCTCGGCGGGGTCCCCGACACGCTCGGCACCGACTACGCCCCGATCGCGGCCGAGATGGCCGACCGAGACGCGGTCGGCTTCGTCGCCGTCGGCGACCGCTTCGACGACGACCTCCGCTGGCTCACTCGGTTTTCGGGCCCGGATCGCGAGTACGCGTTCGTGGCGACCGTCGACGGCGACGATGCCGACAGCGGTGGCGGTGCCCTCGATCCCAACGACGGCGAGAGCGGCGTCCACACGAGCCTCTGTGCCCCCGCACTGTTCGGCGAGCAGGCCCGCCGTGAGTTCCCCGGGGACGCGGTTCAGACCGAACGGCAGGGCGATCCCGCCGGCGTCCGCGCCGCCGCGGCGCTCGCGGCCGCCGGCGCCGACGCGGGGACGGTGCTCGTTCCGCAGGGGATCCCCCACGACGCCGCCGTCTACCTCGAGGAGGCGGGCTACGAGATCGCCTCGACGGACGTCCTCACCCGCGCCCGGGCGACGAAGACCGACGCCGAGATCGACCGACTTCGGCGCGTCCAGCGCGCGGCGGTCCGCGGGATCGCCCGCGCCGAGGAGGTGCTGGCGGAGGCGACTCCCGATCCCGACGCCGAGGGCGGTGACGGCGCGGTCCGCTGGAACGGCGGCGTGCTCTCGACGGAGCGGCTCCGCCGACAGGTGAACGAGGTGCTCGCGGCCCACGGCGTCCGCGACGCCGGGAACACGGTGATCGGCGCCGGCGCGACCGCGGCGGACCTCCACTACACCGGCACCGACGTGATCAGGCCGGGCGAGACCGTCCTGATCGACGTGTCGCCGCGGGGCCCCGCCGGCTACTACGGCGACGTGACGCGGACGTTCGCGGTCGACCCCGACGGTGGCTGGGAGCGCCGGGCGTACCTCGCGGTCGAGCGGGCGCGGGAGGCCGCCCTCGACGAGGTCGCCGCCGGCGTCCCGGCCTCGACGGTCCACGGGGAGGCCGCCGCCGAACTCTCGGCCCACGGCTTCCGGATCGACTCCGACGAGGTCGGCTTCACCCACTCGACGGGTCACGGCGTCGGCGTCTCGCTTCACGAGGGGCCGTCGCTGGGGGGCGACGGGGAACTGGAGGCCGGCAACGTGGTCACGATCGAGCCGGGCGTGTACGACCCGGCGGAGGGCGGCGTGCGACTGGAGGACCTAGTCGCCGTCACTGACGACGGTTACGAACTCCTCGGGGAATACCCGTTCTCGCTGGTGCCAGGAAATCGGGACGGCGAACCGCCACGGGACAGGAACGGCGAGTAG
- a CDS encoding UvrD-helicase domain-containing protein, translated as MSDPTVTRLFGGPGSGKTTALLDRVEGLIDEGADIRDILVVSYTRAAASEVRERLAERLDTTPRHLQGNVATMHAKAYELLNLSRGDVVGEDDKEEFCDDYGVEFEDEYSGGGRRTARSTTLGNKVIATSQWLQRTKRDVADWYDVPFQWDVEEVRLPPEIDPNAQEGNKYTPTWPGDDDRLDVPEAIRAWRAYKGDEGLVGFADMLERVAQRSLLPSVDHLVIDEFQDITTLQYDVYQEWKPHMETALIAGDDDQVVYAWQGADPALLLDTEVDNDEVLPNSYRLPSNILNVVNTEIRHIDKRQEKDLKPRKEGGAVEAVDSPSMLDLVRNVRHTVRSTDDETVMLLFRARYQMFDFIDEFMSEGIPFSCLTDQRMWTDRLTDYVRAVEAVEEGKAMTALQARRLADILQDSAFGSNDRDELYDFLDDVEETAEADDLAEIPLSPEDVNDYVPFMPDGPAAADMARKITSFQRKSVKAYFAGDYEGEDPNRVRLGTIHSAKGREADHVFVNTDLTEKVVEQMAAQAEQEGLDVTGVDGEEFTKSTSPVPVLTNNERRVFYVGMSRARERLVLMQNLVNGAPTLPISVVLHNEIRDEDPQAIVDEIVETTEAPEPEA; from the coding sequence ATGAGCGACCCGACGGTGACCCGTCTGTTCGGTGGTCCGGGCAGCGGGAAGACGACCGCGCTCCTCGACCGCGTCGAGGGGCTTATCGACGAGGGAGCGGACATCCGCGACATCCTCGTCGTCTCGTACACGCGCGCCGCGGCTTCCGAGGTGCGGGAACGCCTCGCCGAGCGGCTCGACACCACCCCCCGCCACCTGCAGGGGAACGTCGCCACGATGCACGCGAAGGCGTACGAGCTGTTGAACCTCTCGCGAGGCGACGTGGTCGGCGAGGACGACAAGGAGGAGTTCTGCGACGATTACGGCGTCGAGTTCGAGGACGAGTACTCCGGCGGCGGTCGCCGCACCGCGCGGTCGACGACGCTCGGGAACAAGGTGATCGCCACCTCGCAGTGGCTCCAGCGCACCAAGCGCGACGTGGCCGACTGGTACGACGTGCCGTTCCAGTGGGACGTCGAGGAGGTCCGGCTGCCCCCCGAGATCGACCCGAACGCACAGGAGGGGAACAAGTACACGCCGACGTGGCCCGGCGACGACGACCGCCTCGACGTGCCGGAGGCGATCCGCGCGTGGCGGGCGTACAAGGGCGACGAGGGGCTCGTGGGCTTCGCCGACATGCTCGAACGCGTCGCGCAGCGCTCGCTGCTTCCCAGCGTCGACCACCTCGTCATCGACGAGTTCCAGGACATCACGACGCTGCAGTACGACGTGTACCAGGAGTGGAAGCCCCACATGGAGACGGCCCTCATCGCCGGCGACGACGACCAGGTCGTGTACGCCTGGCAGGGCGCCGACCCCGCGCTATTGCTCGACACGGAAGTCGACAACGACGAGGTGCTGCCGAACTCCTACCGCCTCCCCTCGAACATTCTCAACGTCGTCAACACGGAGATCCGCCACATCGACAAGCGCCAGGAGAAGGACCTCAAGCCCCGCAAGGAGGGCGGCGCCGTCGAGGCCGTCGACTCCCCGTCGATGCTCGACCTCGTGCGGAACGTTCGCCACACCGTCCGCAGCACGGACGACGAGACGGTGATGCTGCTGTTTCGCGCGCGCTATCAGATGTTCGACTTCATCGACGAGTTCATGAGCGAGGGGATCCCGTTCTCCTGTCTCACCGACCAGCGGATGTGGACCGATCGGCTCACCGACTACGTCCGCGCGGTCGAGGCCGTCGAGGAGGGGAAAGCGATGACGGCGCTGCAGGCGCGCCGGCTCGCCGACATCCTCCAGGACTCGGCGTTCGGCAGCAACGACCGCGACGAGCTGTACGACTTCCTCGACGACGTGGAAGAGACCGCAGAAGCGGACGACCTCGCGGAGATCCCGCTGTCGCCGGAAGACGTGAACGACTACGTCCCGTTCATGCCGGACGGGCCGGCGGCCGCCGATATGGCCCGGAAGATCACAAGCTTCCAGCGGAAGTCGGTGAAGGCGTACTTCGCCGGCGACTACGAGGGGGAGGACCCGAACCGCGTCCGCCTCGGCACGATCCACTCCGCGAAGGGTCGCGAGGCCGACCACGTGTTCGTCAACACCGATCTCACCGAGAAGGTGGTCGAGCAGATGGCCGCGCAGGCCGAGCAGGAGGGGCTCGACGTGACCGGCGTCGACGGCGAGGAGTTCACGAAGTCCACGAGCCCGGTGCCGGTGCTGACGAACAACGAGCGCCGCGTCTTCTACGTCGGGATGTCTCGCGCCCGCGAGCGACTCGTCCTCATGCAGAACCTCGTGAATGGCGCCCCGACGCTTCCGATATCGGTGGTGCTCCACAACGAGATCCGCGACGAGGACCCGCAGGCGATCGTCGACGAGATCGTCGAGACGACCGAGGCGCCCGAACCCGAAGCGTAG
- a CDS encoding HVO_0416 family zinc finger protein: MASAPSPDGDLFDEFLTSRGHDVETARWEESYNKKQCPDCGGLHEGDAVECSVCGWRPEP, translated from the coding sequence ATGGCGTCGGCACCGAGCCCAGATGGCGACCTGTTCGACGAGTTCCTGACCAGTCGCGGCCACGACGTGGAGACCGCCCGATGGGAGGAGTCCTATAACAAGAAACAGTGTCCTGACTGCGGCGGACTTCACGAGGGCGACGCTGTCGAGTGCTCGGTGTGCGGGTGGCGACCCGAGCCGTGA
- a CDS encoding carboxypeptidase M32 — translation MAPPSADLDSTVTDDAPEAYRDLMEQYARVSHLESGSGVLYWDQQVTMPEGGTPARGKQLAALSATTHEKLTSEAMSDALDAAEDAELDGERAANVREIRRRHERNRSVPESLVEELTEQQSAGQQVWKEAKADDDFAHFAPALETLRDLHVERAEAIDPDRPAYEVMYEDGEPYLPLERLEEIFEELKAGLVPLIEDIEAAGVDLASPFVEAGPYDDDTQRGLSDAVLDLLSYPDDRGRLDVSAHPFTSGNQFDARITTRFKPEDPMDAFTATVHEFGHASYELGLPDGRFGEPLGASLSSGVHESQSRFWENHVARTEPFWEGFVEEANDHLGTDATAREAYEAVNQIYPDNRIRVEADELTYHLHIILRCEIDRAFVEGDIGVSEIPEVWNAKMDDYLGVVPDTDAEGCLQDIHWSSRFAAFQGYTIGSVLAAQLDHAMREDLGDVDALIREGDLEPLWEWMTEHVHSHGRRYPTDDLVEAATGEPLTAEYFLDYVEAKFDELYGL, via the coding sequence ATGGCACCTCCGTCCGCCGACCTCGACTCGACCGTCACCGACGACGCGCCCGAGGCGTATCGCGACCTCATGGAGCAGTACGCGCGCGTCTCGCATCTCGAAAGCGGCAGCGGCGTCCTCTACTGGGACCAGCAGGTGACGATGCCCGAGGGCGGCACGCCCGCCCGCGGCAAGCAACTGGCGGCGCTGTCGGCGACGACCCACGAGAAGCTCACGAGCGAAGCGATGAGCGACGCCCTCGACGCCGCCGAGGACGCCGAGCTCGACGGCGAGCGCGCGGCAAACGTCCGCGAGATCCGGCGGCGTCACGAGCGCAATCGCTCGGTCCCGGAGTCGCTCGTCGAGGAACTGACCGAGCAGCAGTCCGCCGGCCAGCAGGTGTGGAAGGAGGCGAAGGCCGACGACGACTTCGCTCACTTCGCGCCCGCGCTGGAGACGCTGCGGGACCTGCACGTCGAGCGCGCCGAGGCCATCGACCCCGATCGCCCCGCCTACGAGGTCATGTACGAGGACGGGGAGCCGTATCTCCCGCTGGAGCGACTGGAGGAGATCTTCGAGGAACTGAAGGCGGGGCTCGTCCCGCTCATCGAGGATATCGAGGCCGCCGGTGTCGACCTCGCGTCGCCGTTCGTCGAGGCGGGGCCGTACGACGACGACACCCAGCGCGGCCTCTCGGACGCTGTCCTCGATCTCCTGAGCTACCCCGACGACCGCGGCCGGCTCGACGTCTCCGCCCACCCGTTCACCTCGGGCAACCAGTTCGACGCCCGCATCACGACGCGGTTCAAGCCGGAGGACCCGATGGACGCGTTCACCGCGACCGTCCACGAGTTCGGACACGCGAGCTACGAACTGGGGCTGCCGGACGGCCGCTTCGGCGAGCCGCTGGGGGCGTCGCTCTCCTCGGGCGTCCACGAGTCGCAATCGCGGTTCTGGGAGAACCACGTCGCGCGCACCGAGCCGTTCTGGGAGGGGTTCGTCGAGGAGGCGAACGACCACCTCGGCACCGACGCGACCGCGCGCGAGGCGTACGAGGCGGTGAACCAGATCTACCCGGACAACCGAATCCGCGTCGAGGCGGATGAACTCACCTACCACCTCCACATCATCCTCCGGTGTGAGATCGACCGCGCGTTCGTCGAGGGCGACATCGGCGTCTCGGAGATCCCCGAGGTGTGGAACGCGAAGATGGACGACTACCTCGGTGTCGTCCCCGACACCGACGCCGAGGGATGCCTGCAGGACATCCACTGGAGCAGTCGCTTCGCCGCCTTCCAGGGGTACACCATCGGGTCGGTGTTGGCGGCGCAACTGGATCACGCGATGCGCGAGGACCTGGGCGACGTAGATGCGCTGATCCGCGAGGGCGACCTCGAACCGCTGTGGGAGTGGATGACCGAACACGTTCACAGCCACGGCCGGCGGTACCCGACCGACGACCTGGTCGAAGCGGCGACCGGCGAGCCGCTGACCGCCGAGTACTTCCTCGACTACGTCGAGGCGAAGTTCGACGAGCTGTACGGGCTCTGA
- a CDS encoding deoxyribonuclease IV → MSADSDPTLRVGAHESIAGGTYNAVDALVDDGGNCGQIFTHSPQVWQSPNIDDDEAEQFRAASDDHGVGPWVIHSSYLVNLCTPKADLREKSVGSMQEEVDAADRLGVPYVNVHLGAHTGAGVEQGLDNAASALDELDIPESVTVLVESDAGSGTKLGGDFEHLAAVLERSEQDLDICLDTAHAFAAGYDLSTAEGVEETVAELDEVVGLEHLECVHLNDSKHECGTNKDEHAHVGEGLIGEEGMRAFINHEELRDVPLVLETPTEDGKSFAWNIERVRELRE, encoded by the coding sequence ATGAGCGCAGACAGCGACCCGACGCTCCGCGTCGGGGCACACGAGTCCATCGCCGGCGGCACGTACAACGCGGTCGACGCGCTGGTCGACGACGGCGGCAACTGCGGCCAGATCTTCACGCACTCCCCGCAGGTGTGGCAGAGCCCGAACATCGACGACGACGAGGCCGAGCAGTTCCGCGCCGCCAGCGACGATCACGGCGTCGGCCCGTGGGTCATCCACTCGTCGTACCTCGTGAACCTCTGCACGCCGAAAGCGGACCTCCGCGAGAAGTCGGTCGGCTCGATGCAAGAGGAGGTCGACGCCGCCGATAGGCTGGGCGTTCCGTACGTGAACGTCCACCTGGGCGCCCACACCGGTGCGGGCGTCGAGCAGGGACTCGACAACGCCGCGAGCGCGCTCGACGAACTCGATATTCCCGAGAGCGTGACCGTCCTCGTCGAGTCGGACGCCGGCTCGGGCACCAAGCTCGGGGGCGACTTCGAGCACCTCGCGGCGGTGCTGGAGCGCTCCGAGCAGGACCTGGACATCTGCCTCGACACCGCCCACGCGTTCGCCGCGGGCTACGACCTCTCGACGGCCGAGGGCGTCGAGGAGACGGTCGCGGAGCTCGACGAGGTCGTCGGGCTGGAGCACCTGGAGTGCGTCCACCTCAACGACTCCAAACACGAGTGCGGGACCAACAAGGACGAGCACGCCCACGTCGGCGAAGGCCTCATCGGCGAGGAGGGCATGCGCGCGTTCATCAACCACGAGGAGCTCCGCGATGTGCCGCTCGTGCTGGAGACGCCCACCGAGGACGGCAAGTCGTTCGCGTGGAACATCGAGCGCGTTCGCGAGCTTCGCGAGTAA
- a CDS encoding DUF4396 domain-containing protein gives MQVDSVVSRLERAFEPARELLVPLLSEPRIMGTWAIVVAVSTAVLLWDLRERNEAIPSLMRGVWTLTVVYSGPFGLAVYWYAGRTQIPRDSLARRGFRSTAHCYSGCGAGEVTGILLAQGVLGLAVGWVAAATFGFAYLFGFGLTVGPLVQEGVGFREAVADAFYSETPSITVMEVVAIGTDLLLAADAHVGDLLFWGALAFSLSVGYLAAYPVNVALVRAGVKGGMANPAEL, from the coding sequence ATGCAGGTGGACTCAGTCGTCAGTCGCCTCGAACGCGCGTTCGAGCCCGCCCGTGAGCTGCTCGTCCCCCTGTTATCTGAGCCCCGCATCATGGGCACATGGGCCATCGTCGTCGCGGTCTCGACGGCGGTGCTGCTGTGGGATCTCCGCGAGCGAAACGAGGCGATCCCGTCGCTGATGAGGGGCGTCTGGACGCTGACGGTGGTGTACTCCGGGCCGTTCGGGCTGGCGGTGTACTGGTACGCCGGCCGCACACAGATTCCCCGCGACTCGCTCGCGCGGCGCGGCTTCCGGTCGACGGCCCACTGCTACTCCGGCTGCGGCGCCGGCGAGGTGACCGGCATCCTGCTGGCGCAGGGAGTGCTGGGGCTGGCTGTCGGCTGGGTCGCGGCGGCGACGTTCGGGTTCGCGTACCTGTTCGGCTTCGGCCTCACGGTCGGCCCGCTGGTGCAGGAGGGCGTCGGCTTCCGCGAGGCCGTCGCCGATGCGTTCTACAGCGAGACGCCGTCGATCACGGTGATGGAGGTCGTCGCGATCGGGACCGACCTCCTCCTCGCGGCCGACGCGCACGTCGGCGACCTGCTGTTCTGGGGCGCGCTGGCGTTCTCGCTGTCGGTCGGCTACCTCGCCGCCTACCCGGTGAACGTCGCCCTCGTCCGCGCCGGAGTCAAGGGGGGTATGGCGAACCCGGCGGAGCTGTGA
- a CDS encoding peroxiredoxin family protein: MSRSDPPHEPSDPLDVGDPAPEFAGTLVTPEGETREASLSELLDKPVLLSFYTVDFSPDCIEEWCAFRDFDWFASGEEVNVVGVSKSGPRLHRQFIDRLGLGFPLYADTDLAISKSFGVAYRTFGVFRRSRRSCFLIDEDGVIRYRWLGEHWLDPTRDTPPIDELHETVQAEIGDEPETFGF, encoded by the coding sequence ATGTCACGGTCGGACCCGCCGCACGAACCGAGCGACCCGCTCGACGTGGGCGACCCCGCACCCGAGTTCGCCGGGACGCTCGTCACGCCCGAGGGCGAGACGCGCGAGGCGTCGCTCTCGGAGCTACTCGACAAGCCCGTTCTCCTCAGCTTCTACACCGTCGACTTCAGCCCCGACTGCATCGAGGAGTGGTGCGCCTTCCGCGACTTCGACTGGTTCGCCTCCGGCGAGGAGGTGAACGTCGTCGGCGTCTCCAAGTCTGGGCCGCGCCTGCACCGCCAGTTCATCGACCGGCTCGGTCTGGGCTTCCCGCTGTACGCCGACACGGACCTGGCGATCTCGAAGTCGTTCGGCGTCGCCTACCGGACCTTCGGCGTGTTCCGGCGCTCGCGACGCTCCTGTTTCCTCATCGACGAGGACGGCGTGATCCGCTACCGCTGGCTCGGCGAGCACTGGCTCGACCCGACGCGCGACACGCCGCCGATCGACGAACTCCACGAGACGGTGCAGGCGGAGATCGGCGACGAGCCGGAGACGTTTGGGTTCTGA
- a CDS encoding lipoate--protein ligase family protein, whose translation MSDSDAPRGGDTSAAGPFADREWRLIREESRPGPLNMALDEVAAETAARGGPRTVRVYRWEPSCLSMGYAQDPDTVDWAHCADIGVDVTRRQTGGGGIYHDHDGDISYSITAPAEELPGDLLDAYHLLCEPVLSAFRALGVDAGYADEERPPIYRPACYLRGLHPAHDVCADGGAGRKLSGNAQYRRDQSIIQHGSVTFEATPREHLAVFRDHGVSEGRFTERVGGITDYADATRADAVAAFEGALATWADAEEGEWTAAELARAEEIADEKYRSDDWVRERPGSR comes from the coding sequence ATGAGCGATTCGGACGCCCCGAGGGGCGGTGACACGAGCGCGGCAGGCCCCTTCGCCGACCGCGAGTGGCGGCTGATCCGCGAGGAATCGCGCCCCGGGCCGCTGAACATGGCTCTCGACGAGGTCGCCGCCGAGACGGCCGCCCGCGGCGGCCCGCGCACGGTCCGCGTGTACCGCTGGGAGCCCTCCTGTCTCTCGATGGGCTACGCGCAGGACCCCGACACGGTCGACTGGGCCCACTGCGCCGACATCGGAGTCGACGTGACGCGGCGCCAGACCGGCGGCGGCGGCATCTACCACGACCACGACGGCGACATCTCGTACTCGATCACCGCGCCCGCCGAGGAACTCCCGGGCGACCTGCTCGACGCCTACCATCTGCTGTGTGAGCCGGTGCTGTCCGCCTTCCGTGCGCTCGGCGTCGACGCCGGCTACGCAGACGAGGAGCGGCCGCCGATTTATCGGCCCGCCTGCTACCTCCGAGGGCTCCATCCGGCCCACGACGTGTGCGCCGACGGCGGCGCGGGGCGGAAGCTCTCGGGCAACGCGCAGTACAGGCGAGACCAGAGCATCATCCAGCACGGCTCGGTGACGTTCGAGGCGACACCACGCGAACACCTCGCGGTCTTCCGCGACCACGGCGTGAGCGAGGGACGGTTCACCGAGCGCGTCGGGGGGATCACCGATTACGCGGACGCGACGCGCGCGGACGCTGTCGCCGCGTTCGAGGGCGCCCTAGCGACGTGGGCTGACGCCGAGGAGGGCGAGTGGACCGCCGCGGAACTCGCGCGCGCCGAGGAGATTGCCGACGAGAAGTACCGATCGGACGACTGGGTGCGCGAGCGGCCGGGGAGTCGCTGA
- a CDS encoding serine/threonine-protein kinase RIO2: protein MVGNVAETMAELEPEDFYLLSGVEQGMRFSEWVNVEKIPEYAGLSEENAEYRIDRCADRDLIRRKTIQYEGYQLTFEGYDALALHTFAERETVTGMGSSLGVGKESDVYEVETYRPMALKFHREGYTNFREVNKEREYTSDNNHVSWQYTARKAAEREYGALEDLYPQVSVPRPIDHNRHAIVMEKLPGPELADAKLRSEQVVGVLDLVLREMDLAYRAGYVHADISEYNVAVSDDGVVIFDWPQSVETDHENADELLFRDVDNILSYFGRKYPGEMPEVDPQVVTDAVLDGEFESVRALAEPEA from the coding sequence ATGGTCGGGAACGTCGCCGAGACGATGGCCGAGCTCGAGCCCGAGGACTTCTATCTCCTCTCGGGCGTCGAGCAGGGCATGCGGTTCTCCGAGTGGGTGAACGTCGAGAAGATCCCGGAGTACGCCGGGCTCTCCGAGGAGAACGCCGAGTACCGGATCGACCGCTGTGCCGACCGCGACCTGATCCGGCGCAAGACGATCCAGTACGAGGGCTATCAGCTCACCTTCGAGGGGTACGACGCGCTGGCGCTACACACGTTCGCGGAACGGGAGACTGTCACCGGGATGGGCTCGTCGCTGGGCGTCGGCAAGGAGAGCGACGTGTACGAGGTCGAGACGTACCGGCCGATGGCGCTGAAGTTCCACCGCGAGGGGTACACCAACTTCCGCGAGGTGAACAAAGAGCGCGAGTACACCAGCGACAACAACCACGTTTCATGGCAGTACACGGCGCGGAAGGCCGCAGAGCGCGAGTACGGCGCGCTGGAGGACCTCTACCCGCAGGTGTCGGTGCCGCGGCCGATCGACCACAACCGCCACGCGATCGTGATGGAGAAGCTCCCCGGCCCGGAACTGGCGGACGCGAAGCTCCGCTCCGAGCAGGTGGTGGGAGTGCTCGACCTGGTGCTTCGCGAGATGGATCTGGCCTACCGCGCGGGCTACGTCCACGCCGACATCTCCGAGTACAACGTCGCCGTCAGCGACGACGGCGTCGTGATCTTCGACTGGCCCCAGTCGGTCGAAACCGACCACGAGAACGCCGACGAACTCCTCTTTCGTGACGTGGACAACATCCTGAGCTACTTCGGGCGAAAGTACCCCGGCGAGATGCCCGAGGTGGACCCGCAGGTTGTGACCGACGCCGTCCTCGACGGCGAGTTCGAGTCGGTGCGGGCGCTGGCGGAGCCGGAGGCGTAG
- a CDS encoding 50S ribosomal protein L15e → MARSFYSHIKEAWRNQDEGKLAELQWQRKQEWRTQGAIERIERPTRLDKARELGYKAKQGVVMTRVSVRKGGARKQRHKAGRRSKRQGVNRIGRRKSIQRIGEERVSRKYPNLRVLASYPVGQDGSQKWTEVILIDPEHPAIQNDDELSWICDDSQKGRAFRGLTNAGKRNRGLSQRGKGTEKTRPSVSSGDRGGK, encoded by the coding sequence ATGGCACGAAGCTTCTACTCCCACATCAAGGAAGCCTGGCGGAACCAGGACGAGGGCAAGCTCGCGGAACTGCAGTGGCAGCGCAAGCAGGAGTGGCGCACGCAGGGCGCCATCGAGCGCATCGAGCGCCCGACGCGGCTGGACAAGGCGCGCGAACTCGGCTACAAGGCCAAGCAGGGCGTCGTGATGACGCGCGTCTCCGTCCGCAAGGGCGGCGCGCGCAAGCAGCGCCACAAGGCGGGTCGCCGCTCGAAGCGCCAGGGCGTCAACCGCATCGGCCGCCGGAAGTCCATCCAGCGCATCGGCGAGGAGCGCGTCTCGCGGAAGTACCCGAACCTCCGCGTGCTCGCCTCCTACCCGGTGGGCCAGGACGGCTCCCAGAAGTGGACCGAAGTGATCCTCATCGATCCCGAACACCCCGCGATCCAGAACGACGACGAACTCAGCTGGATCTGTGACGACTCCCAGAAGGGCCGCGCGTTCCGCGGGCTCACGAACGCCGGGAAACGCAACCGCGGCCTGAGCCAGCGCGGCAAGGGCACCGAAAAGACCCGTCCGTCGGTGTCGAGCGGCGACCGCGGCGGAAAGTAA
- a CDS encoding rhomboid family intramembrane serine protease has translation MRPADRPASTADWRAFVSTLGRQYRGARTRTTLTVVALTSAVFLLQVIATWTTGAPSVRALTAVLYLQGGDAVFLLSPFLHRGALHFVSNVLVLLVLAPQERHFSPGGYWLFLLAGVALALGVGYAVLVAYSPAANVAVYGISGLGYALGGFALARAISNPTDRSELDLFAAVIGVSSVLTVALNLVTTLPQTPAAVNGGHVSGLVYGLVIGALWRGRRTAPEAADTP, from the coding sequence ATGAGGCCAGCGGACCGACCGGCGTCGACCGCCGACTGGCGCGCGTTCGTCTCGACGTTGGGCCGCCAGTACCGCGGGGCGCGCACGCGGACGACGCTCACGGTCGTCGCGCTCACGTCTGCGGTGTTCCTGCTCCAGGTTATCGCGACGTGGACGACGGGCGCGCCGTCGGTCCGTGCGCTGACCGCGGTCCTCTATCTCCAAGGCGGCGACGCCGTGTTCCTGCTGTCGCCGTTTCTCCACCGGGGGGCCCTCCACTTCGTCTCGAACGTGCTCGTGTTGCTCGTGCTCGCTCCCCAGGAGCGGCACTTCTCGCCGGGCGGCTACTGGCTCTTCCTCCTCGCGGGCGTGGCGCTCGCGCTCGGCGTCGGCTACGCGGTGCTGGTAGCGTACAGCCCGGCGGCGAACGTCGCCGTCTACGGGATCAGCGGGCTCGGCTACGCGCTCGGCGGGTTCGCGCTCGCGAGGGCGATCTCGAATCCGACCGATCGCTCCGAGTTGGACCTGTTCGCTGCCGTGATCGGCGTTTCGTCTGTTCTCACGGTCGCGCTCAACCTGGTCACGACGCTCCCGCAGACGCCTGCCGCGGTGAACGGCGGGCACGTTTCGGGGCTCGTCTACGGGTTGGTGATCGGCGCGCTGTGGCGCGGTCGACGCACCGCCCCCGAGGCCGCCGACACGCCGTAA